Proteins encoded in a region of the Streptomyces sp. NBC_00310 genome:
- a CDS encoding S9 family peptidase: MTESNGATPQEQSGSMPDWEKRFRAPRVSLPDWAEDAPHRSLFVSNATGTYELYAWDRATGEQRQATNRANGTTDGVLSPDGEWIWWFDDKDGDEFGVWRCQPFHGGPDEEAAPGLDPSYPAGLALGRDGRTAIVGRSTDEDGSTIHLSRRGEAPVEIYRHRESAGVGDLSHDGSLIAIEHTEHGDAMHSALRVVRPDGTTVAELDDTKGGTIELGLEVLGFAPVDGDTRLLIGHQRGGRWEPLVWDVASGEETDLGLSDRLEGDLSAEWYPDGSALLVAHSFEARSELFRYDLVSRGLERVDTPRGTVSGATVRPDGSVEYLWSSAAEPPVVRSTTGEVVLDPPGLKSPGSVPVEDVWVDTPGGRVHALVQRPAGVSGPYPTVFDIHGGPTWHDSDSFAAGPAAWLDHGYAVIRINYRGSTGYGRAWTDALKHRVGLIELEDIAAVREWAVGSGFADPDRLVLTGGSWGGYLTLLGVGTEPDAWTLGIAAVPVADYVTAYHDEMEALKAMDRTLLGGTPEEVPERFEASSPLTYVDSVKAPVYISAGVNDPRCPIRQIDNYVDRLAARSAVHEVYRYDAGHGSLVVDERIKQLRLELDFAERHLGVRA, translated from the coding sequence ATGACTGAGAGCAACGGGGCCACCCCGCAGGAGCAGAGCGGGTCCATGCCCGACTGGGAGAAGAGGTTCCGGGCACCGAGGGTGTCCCTGCCGGACTGGGCGGAGGACGCGCCGCACCGCTCGCTGTTCGTCTCCAACGCCACGGGCACGTACGAGTTGTACGCGTGGGACCGCGCCACCGGCGAGCAGCGCCAGGCCACGAACCGGGCCAACGGCACGACGGACGGTGTGCTCTCGCCCGACGGTGAGTGGATCTGGTGGTTCGACGACAAGGACGGGGACGAGTTCGGTGTCTGGCGGTGCCAGCCGTTCCACGGCGGCCCGGACGAGGAGGCCGCCCCGGGCCTGGACCCGTCGTATCCGGCGGGCCTGGCCCTCGGCCGTGACGGCCGTACGGCGATCGTCGGCCGCTCCACGGACGAGGACGGCTCCACGATCCATCTGTCCCGGCGGGGCGAGGCACCCGTCGAGATCTACCGCCACCGTGAGTCGGCCGGCGTCGGCGACCTCTCGCACGACGGCTCGCTGATCGCGATCGAGCACACCGAGCACGGCGACGCGATGCACTCGGCGCTGCGTGTGGTCCGGCCGGACGGCACGACGGTCGCCGAGCTCGACGACACCAAGGGCGGCACGATCGAGCTGGGCCTGGAGGTGCTGGGCTTCGCCCCCGTCGACGGCGACACCCGGCTGCTCATCGGCCACCAGCGGGGCGGTCGTTGGGAGCCGCTCGTCTGGGACGTGGCGTCCGGCGAGGAGACCGACCTGGGACTCTCCGACCGGCTGGAGGGCGACCTGAGCGCCGAGTGGTATCCGGACGGCTCCGCGCTGCTCGTCGCCCACAGCTTCGAGGCCCGCAGCGAGCTGTTCCGCTACGACCTGGTGTCCCGCGGCCTGGAGCGGGTGGACACCCCGCGAGGCACGGTCTCCGGGGCCACGGTCCGCCCCGACGGCAGCGTCGAGTACCTGTGGTCCTCGGCCGCCGAACCGCCGGTCGTCCGTTCCACGACCGGCGAGGTGGTGCTGGATCCGCCGGGTCTGAAGTCCCCCGGCTCGGTGCCGGTGGAGGACGTCTGGGTGGACACACCCGGCGGCCGGGTGCACGCCCTCGTCCAGCGCCCGGCCGGGGTGTCCGGCCCGTACCCCACCGTCTTCGACATCCACGGCGGCCCGACCTGGCACGACAGCGACTCCTTCGCGGCAGGACCGGCCGCCTGGCTGGACCACGGGTACGCGGTGATCCGCATCAACTACCGGGGCTCCACCGGTTACGGCCGCGCCTGGACCGACGCCCTCAAGCACCGGGTCGGCCTGATCGAGCTGGAGGACATCGCGGCGGTTCGGGAGTGGGCGGTGGGCTCCGGCTTCGCCGACCCCGACCGGCTCGTCCTGACCGGCGGTTCCTGGGGCGGTTACCTCACGCTCCTCGGCGTCGGCACCGAGCCGGACGCGTGGACGCTCGGCATCGCCGCCGTTCCCGTCGCGGACTACGTCACCGCGTACCACGACGAGATGGAGGCGCTCAAGGCCATGGACCGCACGCTCCTCGGCGGCACGCCCGAGGAGGTCCCCGAGCGCTTCGAGGCCTCGTCCCCGCTGACCTACGTCGACTCCGTCAAGGCCCCGGTCTACATCTCCGCCGGTGTCAACGACCCCCGCTGTCCCATCCGCCAGATCGACAACTACGTCGACCGGCTCGCCGCCCGCTCCGCCGTCCACGAGGTCTACCGCTACGACGCCGGCCACGGCTCCCTGGTCGTCGACGAGCGCATCAAACAGCTCCGCCTGGAACTGGACTTCGCCGAACGCCACCTGGGGGTACGTGCCTGA
- a CDS encoding sigma-70 family RNA polymerase sigma factor yields the protein MITLTPPPASIPQARSTTDESITAWALAARGGDPEAVERFVGALHRDVQRFVAHLCADPQAVDDLAQDTFLRALGSLHRFEGRCSARTWLLSIARRAVTDSFRYAAARPRLSDVPDWRLAVEHAQPRGLPGFDDGVALADLLGALPEERREAFVLTRMLGLSYEDAAELTGCPIGTVRSRVARARTTLVRLLAAAEGPREEEVVVAA from the coding sequence GTGATCACCCTTACTCCCCCGCCCGCGTCGATCCCGCAGGCCAGGTCCACGACCGACGAGTCCATCACCGCGTGGGCGCTCGCCGCCCGCGGCGGGGACCCGGAGGCCGTCGAACGGTTCGTCGGAGCCCTCCACCGTGACGTCCAGCGGTTCGTCGCCCACCTCTGCGCGGACCCCCAGGCGGTGGACGACCTCGCCCAGGACACCTTTCTGCGGGCGCTCGGCAGCCTGCACCGGTTCGAGGGGCGCTGCTCCGCCCGTACGTGGCTGCTGTCGATCGCCCGGCGGGCGGTGACCGACAGCTTCCGGTACGCGGCGGCCCGGCCCCGGCTGTCCGACGTACCGGACTGGCGGCTGGCCGTCGAGCACGCCCAGCCGCGTGGGCTGCCCGGCTTCGACGACGGCGTCGCGCTCGCCGATCTGCTGGGCGCGCTGCCCGAGGAACGGCGTGAGGCGTTCGTCCTCACCCGGATGCTGGGGCTGTCCTACGAGGACGCGGCGGAGCTGACCGGTTGCCCCATCGGGACGGTGCGGTCCCGCGTGGCCCGGGCGCGGACCACGCTCGTACGGCTGCTGGCGGCGGCGGAGGGGCCTCGGGAAGAGGAGGTTGTGGTGGCTGCCTGA
- a CDS encoding NAD-binding protein, with translation MVVCGDDGLAHRLAAELRTVYGEQVTLVVPPTARIARRPVVGRARTAAALLDRVTAAVNRAAGTGDPATADRGERNSRAGEANTRDGGERVLEATEAGEAVLAEAGVERAAALALVYDDDETNIRAALTARRLNPRLRLVLRLYNRRLGQHIEELLDQASALAAGGAADDGVDGFGASTTVLSDADTAAPALAATAVAGTSKVVQTDGLMLRAVERPPGRGGQSPGGLCTLALLSATTNDPAGTEGSEGSGERGPQLLPDERAVAEATGRGTVVLDTVRYAGPALPPGRASGGSLGAFGAFGSLLSRRLRWSLAGMIGCVFALAVAQMVITGEHPLQATYATLLDLFGIADPATDQSDSRQILQLLSGLMGLLLLPVLLAAVLEALGTFRSGTALRRPPRGLSGHVVLLGLGKIGTRVLARLRELHIPVVCVEEDPEARGLAEARRLRVPVILGDVTQEGVLEAAKIHRAHALLAVTSSDTTNLEAGLYARSVRPDLRVVLRLYDDDFATAVYRTLRAAHPGALTRSRSVTHLAAPAFAGAMMGRQILGAIPVERRVLLFAAVEVRGHPRLEGRTVAEAFRAGAWRVLALDTAAPGESRTERAPGAAAGSGLVWDLPPTYVLRAEDRVVLAATRRGLAELLGRRTRTGA, from the coding sequence ATGGTCGTCTGCGGGGACGACGGGCTGGCGCACCGGCTCGCCGCCGAACTGCGGACCGTGTACGGGGAACAGGTGACACTCGTCGTGCCGCCCACCGCGCGGATCGCGCGGCGGCCGGTCGTCGGGCGAGCCCGGACCGCCGCCGCGCTCCTCGACCGGGTCACGGCGGCCGTCAACCGGGCAGCGGGCACCGGAGATCCGGCCACCGCCGACCGAGGCGAGAGAAACAGCCGGGCCGGCGAGGCGAACACCCGGGACGGCGGCGAGCGGGTCCTGGAGGCCACCGAAGCCGGCGAGGCGGTGCTCGCCGAGGCCGGGGTGGAGCGGGCCGCCGCGCTGGCGCTCGTGTACGACGACGACGAGACCAACATCCGCGCGGCCCTCACCGCCCGGCGCCTCAACCCGCGTCTGCGGCTCGTCCTGCGGCTCTACAACCGCCGGTTGGGTCAGCACATCGAGGAACTCCTCGACCAGGCGTCGGCGTTGGCGGCGGGCGGTGCCGCCGACGACGGGGTCGACGGCTTCGGTGCCTCGACGACGGTCCTGTCCGACGCCGACACCGCCGCGCCCGCGCTGGCCGCGACCGCCGTCGCCGGGACCAGCAAGGTCGTCCAGACGGACGGACTGATGCTGCGGGCCGTGGAACGCCCGCCGGGCCGGGGCGGCCAGAGCCCGGGAGGCCTGTGCACGCTCGCGCTCCTGTCGGCCACCACCAACGACCCGGCCGGAACCGAGGGTTCCGAGGGCAGCGGGGAACGCGGCCCCCAACTCCTGCCCGACGAGCGGGCGGTGGCCGAGGCCACCGGACGCGGAACCGTCGTCCTCGACACCGTGCGCTACGCGGGACCCGCGCTGCCGCCCGGCCGGGCGAGCGGCGGATCGCTGGGCGCCTTCGGGGCGTTCGGATCGCTGCTCTCGCGCCGGCTGCGGTGGTCCCTCGCGGGGATGATCGGGTGTGTGTTCGCCCTGGCCGTGGCCCAGATGGTGATCACCGGGGAGCACCCGCTCCAGGCGACCTACGCGACCCTCCTCGACCTCTTCGGGATCGCCGACCCGGCGACCGACCAGAGCGACTCCCGCCAGATCCTCCAACTCCTCTCCGGCCTGATGGGCTTACTCCTCCTGCCCGTGCTCCTGGCCGCCGTGCTGGAGGCCCTCGGCACGTTCCGCAGCGGCACCGCCCTGCGCAGGCCGCCGCGCGGCCTCTCCGGACACGTCGTCCTGCTCGGCCTCGGCAAGATCGGCACCCGGGTGCTCGCCCGTCTGCGCGAACTCCACATCCCGGTCGTCTGCGTCGAGGAGGATCCCGAGGCGCGCGGCCTCGCGGAGGCCCGTCGCCTGCGGGTGCCGGTCATCCTCGGCGACGTCACCCAGGAGGGCGTCCTGGAGGCCGCCAAGATCCACCGCGCCCACGCCCTCCTCGCCGTCACCAGCTCCGACACGACGAACCTCGAAGCCGGCCTGTACGCCCGTTCCGTCCGCCCCGACCTGCGCGTCGTCCTGCGCCTCTACGACGACGACTTCGCCACCGCCGTCTACCGCACCCTCCGCGCCGCCCACCCGGGCGCCCTCACCCGCAGCCGCAGCGTCACCCACCTCGCGGCCCCCGCCTTCGCCGGCGCGATGATGGGCCGCCAGATCCTGGGCGCGATCCCCGTCGAACGCCGCGTCCTGCTCTTCGCCGCCGTCGAGGTCCGCGGCCACCCCCGCCTGGAGGGCCGCACCGTCGCCGAGGCCTTCCGGGCGGGGGCCTGGCGTGTGCTGGCGCTCGACACGGCCGCGCCCGGAGAGTCGCGGACCGAGCGGGCACCGGGGGCGGCGGCGGGGTCGGGCCTCGTCTGGGACCTGCCGCCCACCTACGTCCTGCGCGCCGAGGACCGCGTGGTCCTGGCGGCCACGCGACGGGGGTTGGCGGAGCTGTTGGGAAGACGGACGAGGACGGGGGCGTAA
- the rpmF gene encoding 50S ribosomal protein L32: MAVPKRKMSRSNTRHRRAQWKASTPHLVPFTVDGATHLVPQRLLKAYERGLIHPEG; this comes from the coding sequence ATGGCCGTACCCAAGCGGAAGATGTCCCGCAGCAACACCCGTCACCGTCGCGCCCAGTGGAAGGCGAGCACACCGCACCTGGTGCCGTTCACGGTCGACGGCGCCACCCACCTCGTACCGCAGCGGCTGCTGAAGGCGTACGAGCGCGGGCTGATCCACCCCGAAGGCTGA
- a CDS encoding permease, producing the protein MATTKEEAPHRGRHLDPPLLLTMLLVLAVVAQGPLRGLLSAPVTQSWMTVFVAVVVQALPFLVIGVLLSAAIAVFVPASFFARALPKRPALAVPAAGMAGVVLPGCECASVPVAGALVRRGVTPAAALAFLLSAPAINPIVLTATAVAFPGNPEMVLARFVASLLVACLMGWLWQRLGRGEWMNPPERPSYEGQSKGAAFWGSVRHDVMHAGGFLVVGAMAAATLKAVVPASWLNAAADHPVIAILALAVLAVLLSICSEADAFVAASLTQFSLTSRLAFLVVGPMIDLKLFAMQTATFGRAFALRFAPATFALAILVSALVGAVLL; encoded by the coding sequence GTGGCCACAACCAAGGAAGAAGCCCCCCACCGCGGTCGGCACCTCGACCCACCCCTCCTCCTCACCATGCTGCTGGTCCTGGCCGTCGTGGCACAGGGCCCCCTGCGCGGTCTGCTGTCCGCGCCCGTGACGCAGAGCTGGATGACGGTGTTCGTCGCGGTGGTCGTGCAGGCCCTGCCGTTCCTGGTCATCGGCGTGCTCTTGTCGGCGGCCATCGCGGTGTTCGTGCCGGCGTCGTTCTTCGCCCGCGCGCTGCCGAAGCGGCCCGCGCTGGCGGTACCGGCGGCAGGCATGGCCGGGGTGGTGCTGCCGGGGTGCGAGTGCGCCTCGGTGCCGGTGGCGGGCGCCCTCGTGCGCCGGGGCGTGACGCCCGCGGCGGCGCTCGCCTTCCTCCTCTCCGCCCCCGCGATCAACCCGATCGTGCTCACGGCGACCGCCGTGGCCTTCCCGGGGAACCCCGAGATGGTGCTGGCCAGGTTCGTGGCGAGCCTGCTGGTCGCCTGTCTGATGGGCTGGCTGTGGCAGCGGCTGGGGCGCGGCGAGTGGATGAACCCGCCGGAGCGGCCGTCCTACGAGGGCCAGAGCAAGGGCGCGGCCTTCTGGGGCTCGGTGCGGCACGACGTGATGCACGCGGGCGGGTTCCTGGTCGTCGGCGCGATGGCGGCGGCCACGCTCAAGGCGGTCGTCCCGGCGAGCTGGCTGAACGCCGCCGCCGACCACCCCGTCATCGCGATCCTCGCCCTGGCGGTGCTGGCCGTCCTCCTCTCGATCTGCTCCGAGGCGGACGCGTTCGTGGCAGCCTCCCTGACCCAGTTCTCCCTGACCTCCCGGCTGGCCTTCCTGGTCGTCGGCCCGATGATCGACCTGAAACTCTTCGCCATGCAGACCGCCACCTTCGGCCGCGCCTTCGCGCTCCGCTTCGCCCCCGCCACCTTCGCCCTCGCGATCCTGGTGTCGGCCCTCGTCGGGGCGGTGCTCCTGTGA
- a CDS encoding TIGR03943 family putative permease subunit has translation MNRQAQTVILFLTGGALLHAGFTDLYLRYVKAGLRPLLIGAGIVLIAAAVATVWYERRARRHEQQAHEPHTPHEPRVSWLLVLPLLALVLVAPPAAGSYTAMRTGTALQQQPWGYPTLPADGPLRLSVADYAGRAVYDKGRALAGRPLKVTGFLAFDESGRPYLVRMALNCCAADAQPVKVALTGELPAVLQPDTWIEVTGTYTPQRTKDPLNGTAVPYLHVTTTKPVKAPQDPYDEAWNG, from the coding sequence GTGAACCGTCAGGCCCAGACCGTCATCCTCTTCCTCACCGGCGGCGCCCTCCTCCACGCCGGTTTCACCGACCTCTACCTCCGCTACGTCAAGGCCGGCCTCCGCCCCCTCCTCATCGGCGCGGGCATCGTCCTCATAGCCGCCGCCGTCGCCACGGTCTGGTACGAACGCCGGGCGCGGCGACACGAGCAACAGGCCCACGAGCCGCACACCCCTCACGAACCCCGGGTCTCCTGGCTCCTCGTCCTCCCGCTGCTCGCCCTCGTCCTGGTCGCCCCGCCCGCCGCCGGGTCCTACACCGCCATGCGCACCGGCACGGCACTCCAGCAGCAGCCCTGGGGCTACCCCACCCTCCCCGCCGACGGCCCCCTCCGGCTGAGCGTCGCCGACTACGCGGGCCGCGCGGTCTACGACAAGGGCCGCGCCCTCGCCGGCCGCCCGCTCAAGGTCACCGGCTTCCTCGCGTTCGACGAGTCCGGCAGGCCGTACCTCGTCCGCATGGCCCTCAACTGCTGTGCCGCCGACGCCCAGCCCGTCAAGGTCGCCCTCACCGGCGAACTCCCCGCCGTCCTCCAGCCCGACACCTGGATCGAGGTCACCGGCACCTACACCCCGCAGCGGACCAAGGACCCCCTCAACGGCACCGCCGTCCCCTACCTCCACGTCACCACCACCAAGCCGGTCAAGGCCCCCCAGGACCCTTACGACGAGGCCTGGAACGGCTGA
- a CDS encoding helix-turn-helix domain-containing protein encodes MDSIHDDVAEFALLLTRLKERTDRSYAALARPLGIHASTLHRYCAGEAVPHDFAGIERFAALCGASPAERMELYRRWILAAAPRQRPRPSPARQAPAPHTTTSAVASVTPVSEAASAVSAGGSRSAVEAPEPISPAGQRPGSASPPSPRLHGGRPRRRAWRSMTLAASLVAALLGLTTSADGPPSASATAKGDGEPNRASVGTAPQAAPLTWTADSHTRGLNGCGEDYVLAKPPQQVPPPPHPEDIAAWATSQRAVHGGSTTVRITVQGRGSAAVVLEALYVRVVSHATPAAGRGSVYSLSDGCGAALIPRFFSVNLDAQQPRVRSMPGDDGAGKSIPAIDFPYQVSLQEPEVLVVSALNESCDCDWYLNLAWSSQGRTGTVRIDDNGRPFRTIGTKGLPGYRYDRIYHQPGRWVPLPAANMTAGSGG; translated from the coding sequence ATGGATTCGATCCACGACGACGTAGCGGAGTTCGCGTTGCTCCTGACGCGTCTGAAGGAGCGCACCGACCGCAGCTACGCGGCGCTGGCCCGCCCCCTGGGCATTCACGCCTCCACCTTGCACCGCTACTGCGCCGGAGAGGCAGTCCCGCACGACTTCGCTGGAATCGAGCGGTTCGCCGCGCTCTGCGGTGCCTCCCCCGCGGAACGCATGGAGCTGTACCGCCGGTGGATCCTGGCCGCCGCCCCGCGGCAACGGCCACGCCCGTCCCCTGCCCGGCAGGCACCAGCGCCCCACACCACCACAAGTGCGGTGGCCTCGGTCACGCCCGTGAGCGAGGCCGCATCGGCCGTCTCTGCGGGCGGCAGCAGGTCGGCCGTGGAGGCTCCCGAGCCGATCTCGCCAGCCGGCCAGCGCCCCGGGTCGGCCTCACCGCCCTCGCCTCGGCTCCACGGCGGGCGCCCTCGACGGCGAGCCTGGCGATCGATGACGCTGGCAGCCTCGCTCGTCGCCGCGCTCCTCGGTCTCACCACGTCCGCCGACGGTCCCCCCTCCGCCTCGGCCACGGCCAAGGGCGACGGCGAGCCGAACCGGGCAAGCGTCGGCACGGCCCCGCAGGCGGCCCCTCTCACCTGGACGGCCGACTCGCACACGCGCGGACTCAACGGGTGCGGCGAGGACTATGTCCTCGCCAAGCCTCCACAACAGGTCCCGCCGCCCCCGCACCCCGAGGACATCGCGGCGTGGGCCACCTCCCAGCGGGCGGTGCACGGGGGCTCCACGACCGTGCGGATCACGGTGCAGGGACGCGGCTCCGCCGCTGTCGTGCTGGAAGCCCTGTACGTGCGCGTGGTCAGCCACGCCACCCCTGCCGCCGGCCGGGGCTCCGTCTACTCCTTGAGCGACGGCTGCGGCGCCGCCCTCATCCCCCGCTTCTTCTCCGTGAACCTCGACGCGCAGCAGCCCCGGGTCCGTTCGATGCCCGGCGACGACGGGGCGGGCAAGTCGATCCCCGCGATCGACTTCCCCTACCAGGTGTCCTTGCAGGAACCCGAAGTCCTGGTGGTCTCCGCGCTGAACGAGTCCTGCGACTGCGACTGGTACCTCAACCTCGCCTGGTCCTCACAAGGCCGCACCGGCACGGTCCGCATCGACGACAACGGCCGGCCCTTCCGCACCATCGGCACCAAGGGGCTGCCGGGCTACCGGTACGACCGCATCTATCACCAACCCGGTCGCTGGGTCCCGCTCCCCGCCGCCAACATGACAGCGGGGAGCGGCGGCTGA
- a CDS encoding Pr6Pr family membrane protein gives MTAPIPRDIPDLPAISGIPAPVTSVVPATAVVEPTRRPLAATCRALVALAAAAAVVTEMTLGSPLRALNHFSVQSTVLVALVFAASARRAWSARRPLPSPVTGGTVLYAVIAALVYHLILMKDPTTFSLTMTPTGAPATPTGWLALTNLAFHTVIPLVVVADWLLLTRPAPPRLTHAAAWLLYPLAYLAYTLGRAALVTPDWPAPYLYPFLDVDRHGYRSTLGNALLLGLAFYALALLLIVVDHVRPDLVHPRRGRPDRHDRRPENRISSQATGGLK, from the coding sequence ATGACCGCACCGATACCCAGGGACATCCCCGACCTGCCCGCGATCTCGGGCATTCCCGCGCCGGTGACGTCCGTCGTGCCCGCGACGGCGGTGGTGGAACCGACCCGACGCCCACTGGCAGCGACGTGCCGCGCCCTGGTAGCGCTGGCGGCGGCAGCGGCCGTGGTGACCGAGATGACGCTGGGCAGCCCCCTGCGCGCCCTCAACCATTTCTCGGTCCAGAGCACGGTCCTGGTGGCACTGGTCTTCGCCGCCTCGGCCCGCCGCGCCTGGTCGGCCCGCCGCCCCCTGCCGTCCCCGGTGACAGGCGGCACGGTTCTCTACGCCGTGATCGCGGCCCTGGTGTACCACCTGATCCTGATGAAGGACCCGACGACCTTCTCCCTGACGATGACGCCGACGGGCGCCCCGGCCACCCCCACCGGCTGGCTCGCCTTGACGAACCTCGCCTTCCACACGGTGATCCCCCTCGTGGTGGTGGCGGACTGGCTGCTGTTGACCCGCCCGGCCCCGCCACGCCTGACCCACGCGGCGGCCTGGCTGCTCTACCCCCTGGCGTACCTGGCGTACACGCTCGGCCGAGCCGCTCTGGTGACCCCCGACTGGCCGGCCCCGTACCTCTACCCGTTCCTGGATGTCGACCGCCACGGCTACAGGAGCACCCTCGGCAACGCCCTCCTCCTGGGCCTCGCCTTCTACGCCCTCGCCCTCCTCCTCATCGTCGTCGACCACGTCCGCCCCGACCTCGTACACCCCCGCCGTGGCCGCCCCGACCGCCACGACCGCCGCCCCGAAAACCGGATTTCGTCTCAAGCCACCGGTGGGCTAAAGTAA
- a CDS encoding metallophosphoesterase, whose product MRARYGVPLGIAAVGAAGVVYAAGFEARSFRLRRVTVPVLPPGMRPLRILQVSDIHMVSGQRKKQRWLRSLAGLRPDFVINTGDNLSDPEGVPEVLDALGPLMEFPGAYVFGSNDYYGPKLRNPARYLLEKVQGRHGLNGNKPVVGAIHNPWEDLRDGFDGAGWLNLTNTRGTLKIEGMSVELTGLDDPHIKRDRYARVAGGPSDSADLSLGVVHAPYLRTLDAFTADGYPLVLAGHTHGGQLCVPFYGALVTNCDLDTDRVKGLSTHTAEGRTAYMHVSAGCGTNRYTPVRFACPPEASLLTLVGREE is encoded by the coding sequence ATGCGAGCGCGATACGGAGTACCTCTGGGGATCGCGGCGGTCGGTGCCGCCGGTGTGGTGTACGCGGCGGGTTTCGAGGCCCGCTCCTTCCGGCTGCGGCGGGTGACGGTGCCGGTGCTGCCACCGGGCATGCGGCCACTGCGCATACTCCAGGTCTCCGACATTCACATGGTGAGCGGGCAGCGCAAGAAGCAGCGCTGGCTGCGGTCCCTGGCCGGGCTGCGCCCCGACTTCGTGATCAACACCGGGGACAACCTCTCCGACCCGGAGGGCGTCCCCGAGGTGCTGGACGCGCTGGGTCCGCTGATGGAGTTCCCGGGCGCGTACGTCTTCGGCTCGAACGACTACTACGGCCCGAAGCTGCGCAACCCCGCCCGCTATCTCCTGGAGAAGGTCCAGGGCCGCCACGGTCTGAACGGCAACAAGCCGGTGGTGGGCGCCATCCACAACCCGTGGGAGGACCTCCGGGACGGCTTCGACGGGGCGGGCTGGCTCAACCTCACCAACACCCGCGGCACGCTCAAGATCGAGGGCATGTCGGTCGAGCTCACCGGCCTCGACGACCCGCACATCAAGCGGGACCGCTACGCCCGCGTGGCCGGCGGCCCGTCCGACTCCGCCGACCTCTCGCTGGGCGTCGTCCACGCCCCCTACCTCCGCACCCTCGACGCCTTCACGGCCGACGGCTACCCCCTCGTGCTCGCCGGCCACACCCACGGCGGCCAGCTCTGCGTCCCCTTCTACGGCGCCCTCGTCACCAACTGCGACCTCGACACGGACCGCGTGAAGGGCCTCTCCACGCACACGGCCGAGGGCCGGACCGCCTACATGCACGTCTCCGCCGGCTGCGGCACGAACCGCTACACCCCGGTGAGGTTCGCCTGCCCGCCGGAAGCTTCACTGCTGACGCTGGTGGGGCGGGAGGAATAG
- a CDS encoding GatB/YqeY domain-containing protein: MTTLKSKLQEDLNAAIKGRDELRSSTLRLTLTAITKEEVAGKEKRELSDDEVLKVITKEAKKRREAADAFAQGGRTESAEREKAEGEILADYLPKQLSEEELKQIVVQAVEEARAAGAEGPRAMGQVMKIVNPKVAGLAEGGRVAALVKQQLAGG; this comes from the coding sequence ATGACCACGCTCAAGTCGAAGCTGCAGGAAGACCTCAACGCGGCGATCAAGGGGCGCGACGAGCTCCGCTCCTCGACGCTCCGGCTGACGCTCACCGCGATCACCAAGGAAGAGGTCGCGGGCAAGGAGAAGCGCGAGCTCTCCGACGACGAGGTGCTCAAAGTGATCACCAAGGAGGCGAAGAAGCGCCGCGAGGCCGCGGACGCCTTCGCCCAGGGTGGTCGTACCGAGTCGGCCGAGCGGGAGAAGGCGGAGGGCGAGATCCTCGCCGACTACCTGCCCAAGCAGCTGTCCGAGGAGGAGCTGAAGCAGATCGTGGTCCAGGCCGTTGAGGAGGCACGGGCCGCCGGCGCCGAGGGCCCGCGCGCGATGGGCCAGGTCATGAAGATCGTCAACCCGAAGGTGGCCGGGCTCGCCGAGGGCGGCCGGGTCGCCGCCCTCGTCAAGCAGCAGCTCGCGGGCGGCTGA